Within the Telopea speciosissima isolate NSW1024214 ecotype Mountain lineage chromosome 4, Tspe_v1, whole genome shotgun sequence genome, the region AAGAGAGAATTTCTCAAATTTAATCTATTTCTGCTTGAGAATTTGGGCACAAATCTCTTTCCCAGTAGTGATTAGAACTGTGAAGTTTGAGGTATTATGATTGAGTCTATCAAGGAATCAATTTTACATTTTAGTTCTGGCTTCAATAGTTCCACCAAGTCCTACGCCTGCACATGAACATGTCTCAAATTCTGCAAACTAAAATTAATTGCCAAATGTACCAGCAAGTTGGCATCCTTGAACTTTTCCAACCCTAATCTTTATCACCATTGTTTAAGGATTTGAGGAGCTACATTAAAAGTCATCATTATCTTCGTAACAAGGGCAATTGAGATGAAACGAGAGATGAGGCGAGACAAGACGAGCATTAGAAGAAGGAACCCGACCAATATAAGTGAATTTACAAATTCTATCCCTCCACTGCAATTCATCGAATCAATTTAAAAgggtaaataaaagaagaatagTAAATGTGAGTGTTTCACGTTTCAAAATGACATATAGGTGGACCCATAAAATcattgaaattttttaaaaaatcttatTTGCTTTGTTTTCTCGATACCAATTTTTAGGTTCTAGTCAATTCCAATCAATTCTATTTTGAATATTCCAATCCAATTCGAATGGGAATTGATGGATGAGAATCCCCTGTCtaaatctagggtttttagACCTGGGAATTGATGGATGAGAATCCCCTGTCTAAATCTAGGTTTTTAGACCTTGCCCCAAACGTCAAATCTAGGATAAACCCATGAGATATAATTATAAAAGATTCCATTAACCTAGTCATTTTTGGTGTTTTGCCAAGCAATTGCATTCTTTTAGCTAGATTAGGATGTCAGTTTAGAGATCAGAGGCCCATTCAATGGTTTTCCCTGGGAATTTCATATTCCGGCCAAAAATTTTGGTTGTACATATATAAAAGATGATACTTTCATCTTTTGCAGGACTACTGTTGAGGATTTGCAAACAAGTAAAGCTGTTTTAGACCTGTTCTCTGACGTCTTTGGTCAAGAgataaattattataaaaatggcctttaatttaataaatatgttCCCCTTGTGATAGAATTTTTCTATGTTCTATCATCGGCATCAAGAAAATGTCAAAGAAATTTGGGCACCAATCTTTTCCATTCTAGATCTAAAACAAAAGACCTGAATTACATTGTTACTCGTGTTAATAATAAATTTGCATACTGGATAACAAATTTGTTATCTTATGCAGGTCGTTGGGTTTTGATTCAATCGGTGCTTGCCTCCATCCCCACTTATCatatttcttgtttttcttttccccaaGAAATATGCAAATCTCTTGATTTTATTTGCCTTAGATTTTGGAATGGGTGTTCTTCCTCACAGAGAAAGGTTTCTCTTATAGCATGTGATAAAATTTGTCTCCGTATTAAATTCAGGGGTTTGGGCATCTGTAAGACTTGAATTACTAATTCAACTTTAATTCTTAAATTGCTTGGCTCCAAATATCACAATCTAATGCTTTATGGGCTCAGATTCTCAAAGCAAAATACTTCCCGCACCATTTCATTTTCCattccaaaattttgatcaaGCAAGGAACAtggacttggaatagcattGCTAATATCATCCATACTCTCACAGGCATTGCTCTCCGGAAAATAGGTAACGGCTTAAATTCGTTTTTCTGGGATGATCCCTGGATCCCGACCATTAAGAATATTTCAATTCCATCTTCTCTCAATCATAACAGAGGAATGAGATGGTAAGCCAATTTTTTGTCTTTCTAACAGTTGGAATGCTTCCTTACTCTCATCTTGTCTCCCTTGTGGTTTCATTCAGAAAATCATTAATATTCCTCTATCGGTTGAGGATGACTTATGGTGGTGTACCCTTGCCAAGGACGGCCAATTTTCCACTCGTCGAGCAGCATGATTCCTAATTATTGCAAATAAAAATCTTAATCTTTTTAATTCTAAGTGTGTAACctggtggaatttcttttggaatctTTCTATATATCctaaattaaatatttttttggtgtgttttACATGCAGTTCTCCCAACCAGAGGTACCATCTCGAAATGGGTTTCAGTCGATCCTAATTGTTTGTTATGTGGACACAATTTGGAATCCACTTGGCACATCCTTCTATCATGTAGTTGGGCCAAGCATGTTTGGGCTGCAAGCCCATTGGGATTGAGAACAAAACTTCTCTACCACCCTTCTCTGGAACTTTTTGGCATATCTTTCCTTACTCAAagttatttaaataaacaaTCTTTAAAGtggttcttttctgtttttataatCATTTGCTATTTCATTTGGTATTCTAGAAACATAGTTGTCTTTAGAAAAGCTAAGGCTGATCCTTTCAGCACTATGGCCCGCATAAGCTGGTGGATCTCTGTTCTTAATCTTTCACCACCCAatctcaacaacaacaacattaaTGATATTTATATTAAACCCAACTTTTCGGCGTCTAAAAATGATGTAATGCTGCCAcaaatttattttgttgttttgatACGTGCAGGAATCTTCTAAACAGGTGTAGACACCTTGACTTGGGTCTTTTGTGATTTGGACCAAGGAAGACTTGTGTTTGCTAATGCAGGTTTTTTGACGGCATATCATGCTTTGGAGCTGGAAGTGACAACAATAGTTTTTGGCTTTCAACAAGTTTTCAGAAAAGGGCCTCAGGATCAAGGAGGTTTGGATCTCAAACAAAGAGGTTCTTCGGCATATTCCTCAACCTTCTCAGACCTCGTGGCCGAGGAAGTTAGTGCCTCTTGTTGATTCAACTCAATTCTTTCGTATATGATGAAACAAGTTTTTTGTTACCTTGTGACAAATAGTTTAATTTTTGGATGACAAAACTTGCTTCGAAAACAATACAATGTCATCAATCCTTCTTGTATGAAAGTGACTCTGTAAAtatcttttaattttatatattttcttttattccataaaataaataacaagaaAACTTAAAGCTATCAATCTCAGTTGGTTTGGTTTAATTATGGTCTGGTTGAATTGGTTTCGATAGGTTATTGGACCAACTCAAATCCAACTTGATAAGAAAGTTTTCGTTTTggtctggtttggtttgatttcttaTAGGATTGTTGTCGGGTTCAGTCAAGCCAATTTTGGTTTTCCaaattgaaaatggtttttttttttttttttgggttttccattTCTTAATGGATAATTGTTGGAAATATATCATCCAAATTATACATGAAAATTCATGTAACAAAGGGTTTAGATTACTTATTTGATTTGTAGACAACCAAGATCGAAGACAAGATAGTGACTTCAAGAACCTACAAATATATGATGAAATTTAAGAAATTGATGGGACTGAGTAAGATTGTTGATGTCCCTTATGGTTCAAGCCAGGTTCTTGCAAATTAGCCtttaagataaaacaacctGTAAGACTTTTCAGTAGTTGTTGCACTCGTTTACTACGTCAGGTTGGAACATATTCAGAATGTGCTCAATCAATAATAGGGATGGAACAGCATGACTTCTCCCAAGTTTTTTTAGGTAAGGAGAACATGACTtatcaaaacaataaaaaaagaaaatttgagatACACTTAACAGAGATTAAGTAGAAGAGAAAGTctgaaaaaaaaacacttataaTTTATGTAGTGTCCAATAAATATAAAGGAGAAGGACCACATAGAAACCCTTACCCTTTCCAAAGTACAATACCATTGAAGAGacagaaagaaaaaagttgACATCAGTCAAAACGATCAACGTGAGACAAAGCCAGAAACACACAAATGGGATTATGACTTAtgacacataaaaaaaaaaaaatttaattaactaAGCTCAACCATTACTCCTTTAGTGCCTAACTGAACATCACCATTAGTGGTAGCTGTGGCTTGTTTGCCTTCATTGTTCCCTTTTCTGTTGATTGAGTCCCTCCAGTTAAACTTGCCAAACAGCTCCTCCATCTCTTCCAAGGTCTTCCCATGCGTCTCCGGCAGGAATGTAAAGAAGAAGATCCATGCCACAATTGCTACTCCGGCGAACAAGAAGAAGGTACCACTAATGGTGATGGCATTGTAGAGAGATATGAAGGTCATGGATATAATTCCACCCGTCACCAGATTCACTGCCACCCCAATGCTTGCTCCCTGCGCCCTCAGCCTCAACGGGAAGATCTCCGAGTTGTACACCCACGTAACGGGTCCCAACCCAATCGCGAAGAAAGCCACGTTAGACAACACCGTCGTTATACACAACGCCATGGCCCACACTATCTTCTCATCCGGGTGGGTATCCACAATTCTTAACCCGAACCCGAGACCCAACAATGAGATAATCATACCTCCAACGCTGCTCAGAAGTAGCGGTCGCCGTCCCACCTTGTCTAAAAACAAAGTAGCCACTAAGACAAAGATCATCTTAACAAATCCAACGGCCACGGTTGCTGCGAGCTTTTTGTTGATACTGGTGATCCCAGCTTTCTCGAAGATTCGTGGACTGTACAACACCACGGGACTCACTCCCGTAGCTGCTTGGAAGAATTGAATACCGACGCCTGCGATTAAGACACGTCGGACGGACGGTGTAGGGTGGAGGAGAAGCTCTCTCCATACACCTTCGCCGTGGCTTTGTTTTGATACAGTCACGATCTCATCGTTGCATTCCGGGGGAATCATTGCTGCCTCCTTGATATCGGCGAGTCGCAGTTGGGCTTCCTCTTCGGAATCGGAGGTCTTTTCAAGAACCCGTTTGGCATCGCCGAGTCGACCCTGCATAACAAGCCAACGTGGTGACTCAGGCATGGCGAGTACACAAACCCCCAATAACACCGACGGAATCGCTCCGACTCCAAACATGAAACGCCAGCTCAAGTTGAGTGGAAGCCTAGAGAAGGCGTAGCTGGAAACGTAACCCAGCAAGAGTCCAAAGTTGATGAAGACTTCAGGTAAGGATGTTAATAAGCCACGACACGAGGCGGATGACACCTCGGCGGTGTAGACAGGAGCAATCATGAGAGCGTAGCCAACGCCGATTCCGGCAACGAAACGGCCTGCCATGAGGAAAGCATAGTTTATGGCGAGAGACATCATTAGGGCTCCTATGAAGAAAATTACAGCGGCGAAGACTATTGTGTAGCGACGTCCGATCCAATCAGAAGTTCTTCCAGCTGCTGCTGATCCAATAAGAGAATAGAAGCTGAGGGTTCCAACTAGGAATTCCACTTGAGTGTCAGTTATGTGGAGATCATCTTTGATGCATATTGCAGCTCCAGTCATTATTCCATAATCTGAACAACcacaaaagacaaagaagatagagaagaagaaagaaagatggttAGACATGCATGGATTAAACTAAACTCTCATTTAATGGTTGCTTAAGTAAATACCCACCATAACCCAATAAAACTGAAGACATAGAAGCTAAGGTCGCACAGCACATAGCATATTTGTTAGAACCATGTTGTTTCGGAGACTCAATCGCCGGTACTTGATTTTCCGGTGCCTCATAAGTTGCATTTTGACTACCTTTGGGTTCTCCCATTTTTCTGTTCAATGGTGACTGACTGGCTGGTGGCTGGGGACTGGGGACGGGGACTTGGGACTCTGAGCGAGATTTCTGGTGTCAAGTGCTTAAACGTGAAGTGATGTGAAGTGCTTAAATAGAGAAGGGGACGTGAGATTGCTGTAACGTTATTTCATGTATGGGTTAGTGGCAGTCATTGTGTGGGTCGGATAGTGGATGGGTGTTGATTAGCTGGCTGGATTGGATGAAGTCCAATATGAGAGTGATCTACTAATGGGTGTTTTGTGATTCACTTAACCTCCTAAAAATGTAAAGATTAATAGACCTTATTACAATTGAGTCTTATTATGGGAGAATTACACTTGTATTCTATTTTAAGATTAGTCCCTAGGAGCTACACCCAATAGTTACAACCAATTTCATAATTTACATGgatccagatcgtctacggtGCAGTTACCTATGCTGCGCAAACACAGGGCCacgtgcaaagaccgccttacccttgtcCGAGAGCCTTACCCGAGTGAGAGTAATGCGATCTTTACGTGTGGTCCTATGTCTACACAGTACAAGTAGGACGGGCAACTGCGTCATAGACGGTTCAAATTCAATTTACATAGAAAGGGAAATAGACAAGAGTGACAAGAgataaaactataaaaaaaaacaataatcaaaagaaaagggaTAAGCTAGCGATTGTGGAATTCTTAATCAACACGAtacgattttttatttttaatattaaaaaaaaaaatgaaaaactgaaTCCTAAGCGGGCTTTATTTGCTTTCCTTTCTTGCTGAAAAGTGTCATTTGTCTTATTAAAGTAACACATATAAGTTTaggaagtgtttttttttttttaaagaaaaaatatgttatctattttatttttttttgaaaaaaaatctgGTATTTTGTTTAAAGCACGTTTATATTTCGAATAAGACCGTATTGCTTTTAGGATTCAGCTTTCCATTTTGAACATTTTGCTTTTGCAGtcatttttgttgatgatttttttttgcttttgtagAAGAAGATATATATTAAAAGGATAATAAATGTTATCCTATTACCTATGACATATAATTGTCTGATAAGTCAAATCAATtaaccaaaaaattacagatttATCCACAATCCTTATCCAAGTAATATCTTCCTGTACAAGGGTATGAAGATAAAAACATAAAGGGAGAATGTACCACGGCCAGTCCTCCTTAATCAGTTTAGGAACAAAATCAAGCAAAGCTTTGTTGGTCTTGAATTTCCTTTAACTGGATCTTCATTGTTCTTGTTTGCTCAACCCCTTTGATTAGAGCCGTCACCTCTAGCTCCAAAATATGGTGTTCCATCATATATCCTGCAACAGCCAAAATAACATTACCCTGTTCAAGGATCCAAATACCCAGGTAGAAGAGTCTATGGCTGTGTTAAAATTAGTTTGAGGTAGATTATAGTCCCTAAGTTGAGAGGTAATCAAATTCCCAGAGAACATGGTATGATCTTGAGATTCTATAAATGGAGATAGCTTAAAATCAGAAATCCACTGGTTGTTTTCAACGGGTCAGCTTGTCTTTTCCAAATAAAACCTTGTTTCGATGATCCCTAATAAAATAAGATGAAAGGCCagaaaaaaccaaatcaatGAACTTTTATTAATGGACTTATGCTTTAGGAAATCTATGCAAAAAGTGTTCAACGGTGTTGTGGAGTTAGACTTAATCCGCAGACCTAATGGGCCTGACGCCCAAATAAGTTTTGCCCAAGAACAAGACAGTAGTATATGCCAAGTAGATTCTACGAACTGTCCACAGATGACACAATAGGAATTGACTGAAATCCATTTCGATAGAATTCCTCTGGTTGGAAGTCCTCCATTTAAGACACGCCAAAAGAAAgtttta harbors:
- the LOC122660296 gene encoding polyol transporter 5-like codes for the protein MSSVLLGYDYGIMTGAAICIKDDLHITDTQVEFLVGTLSFYSLIGSAAAGRTSDWIGRRYTIVFAAVIFFIGALMMSLAINYAFLMAGRFVAGIGVGYALMIAPVYTAEVSSASCRGLLTSLPEVFINFGLLLGYVSSYAFSRLPLNLSWRFMFGVGAIPSVLLGVCVLAMPESPRWLVMQGRLGDAKRVLEKTSDSEEEAQLRLADIKEAAMIPPECNDEIVTVSKQSHGEGVWRELLLHPTPSVRRVLIAGVGIQFFQAATGVSPVVLYSPRIFEKAGITSINKKLAATVAVGFVKMIFVLVATLFLDKVGRRPLLLSSVGGMIISLLGLGFGLRIVDTHPDEKIVWAMALCITTVLSNVAFFAIGLGPVTWVYNSEIFPLRLRAQGASIGVAVNLVTGGIISMTFISLYNAITISGTFFLFAGVAIVAWIFFFTFLPETHGKTLEEMEELFGKFNWRDSINRKGNNEGKQATATTNGDVQLGTKGVMVELS